GTCCCAAGGATGTCCCCCTGGGGAAGATGAGCAGGACCCCAAAGGGAAGGGTGCCCAAAGGCACCTCCTGCTCACAGTTGGCTGGGGACAatgctgggggggctgtgctCGGGTGCTGGGCTTTGCAGGGTGCTCTGAGCcactgggtgctgggctgggggggtctgcagggctgcagaCTGGactctccttcccctctcagGCCaacctgccactgctgcagcgGGAGCTGCTGCACTGTGCCCGCATGGCCAAGCAGACCCCGGCCCAGTACCTGGCCCAGCACGAGCAACTGCTGCTGGACGCCAACGCCTCCTCTCCCATCGACTCCTCCGAGCTGCTTCTGGAGGTGGGCGAGAGCGGCAAGAGGAGGACGCCAGACAGGTGCAAGCCGGGGGGATGCGCAGGGTATTTTTTCAGGGATGCATCCCTGTCATCCCCACTGGGGCAGCGGGCACCAGTGTCCAGTGGGGACCAAcctcctctcctccacccaGGACCAAAGAGAACGGTTTGGACCGAGACCCTCTGCACCCTGAGCACCTCAGCAAGCGGCCGTGCACCATGAGCCCGGCGCAGCGCTACAGCCCCAGCAACGGGCTGAGCCACCCACCCAACGGGCTGGGGCACCCCCCTGCcgctccccccctgccccagcactaCCGCCTGGAGGACATGGCCATGGCGCACCACTACCGTGACACCTACCGTCACCCCCGACCCCCGGGAGCTCCGTGAGCGCCAGCGGCCTGCCGGTGAGTGGTGGCATCCCTGGTGTGCCAGGGTTcgggggggtgggcaggggatTGGGGTGCCCCTCCCGTGCAGAGAGAGGGGCGCTGTGGGGGGCTGACCCCTGCCCTGCGCTTGCCTTGCAGCGGTGCACGGGACGCGGCAGGAGGAGGTGATCGACCACCGTCTCACCGACCGGGAGTGGGCAGAGGAGTGGAAACACCTCAACAACGTACGTTGTAACCCTCCTCCAGCCTTTGCTCTCCATCCCCACCGTGTCCCCCAAGGGCGTTTCTCCCAAGCAtcctctgctccccccagccaAAGTGGTAcaccagccctggcacagcctggcataGCCCAAATCCCCACCACAGCACCAGgcactgcagccccccagctgctTGCAGCAGAGACCCTCCCCCCCTGACTTGTTGCCCCCCCGCAGCTGCTGAACTGCATCATGGACATGGTGGAGAAGACACGCCGGTCGCTGACGGTACTGCGGCGGTGCCAGGAGGCCGACCGCGAGGAGCTCAACCACTGGATCCGGCGCTACAGCGACGCCGAGGACATGAAGAAAGGCAGCCCCCCCTCTGCCCGCCCCCACAACAGCTCCTCCGCCTCCGAGGCACCCCAGTTAGGTATTgagccccggggctgcggggtgcATTCAGGGGGCTGCGCCCCTCTCCAGGGTGCCCGTGCTGTTCCCCCGGGGGTCCAGTGCTGCCGGCGGGTGGGTTTGAAGAGGATCGCATCTCCTAACGGCGTCACCCCCTCTCCTTCGCAGACACTCACCGGGAGTTCGCGCCGCGGCCTCTCTCCGGGTACATGCCAGAGGAGATCTGGAGGAAGGCTGGTGAGTGTGGGGCAGACACCAGCACCCATCAGTGTCTGAGCTGGCAGGgtctctgcccctgccctccccgtACCGCGTCGGGGTCCCTGTGGCACTGGAGGGGCTCAGGGTGTGCTTGCAGCAGGGGGAGGATGCTCGCAGCCctcccagggtgctgctgcagcgGGGGATGCACGCAACcggggctggggtgctgggacACCCTGTGCCATGCTCAGCTGCCTTCCTTCCAGAAGAAGCTGTGAACGAGGTGAAGCGTCAGGCTATGTCCGAGCTGCAGAAGGCCGTGTCGGACGCCGAGCGGAAAGCCCACGAGCTGATCACGACAGAGCGAGCCAAGATGGAGCGAGCCCTGGCTGAGGCCAAGCGCCAGGCTTCGGAAGATGCCCTGACTGTCATCAATCAGCAGGAGGACTCAAGCGAGGTGGGGGCCGGCAGGATCAAGCCgaggagggtgggggggggcggcggtgggGTGGGGCAGGGTTGGTGACAGCACGGGTGTTTGGGACCTGCTCCTTTTGCAATCAAGTTTGCAGCATCTGTGCATGCAAGCATGGATACCAGCAGGGGCTGCGGCCACACCACGGGTTGGGAAGAAGAGATTTCTTGCACCAAGCTGGGGATGGAGTGTGCAGTCCAGGATGGGGATGCACAATCCAGGAAGATGTACATGGTCTGGGATGGGGATGCATGGTCCAGGATGGAGTATAGTCAAGGATGGAGTGTGTGGTCCAGGATGGAGGGACAGTCAGGGATGGGGTGCATGGTTGAGGGTGAGGATGCACGGTCCAGAGTGATGTGCATGGTCCAGGATGGAGGAGTATGGTCCAGGATGGAGGAGCATAGTCAGGGATGGAGTGCATGGTCCAGGATGGAGGGACACAGTCTGGGAGGGAAGTGCATGGTCCAGGGTGGGGATGCACAGTCCAGGATTATGTGCATGGTCTGGGATGTGAGTGCATGGTCCATGATGGGGTGCATGGTCCAGGATAGGGATGTATGCTCCAGGACGGGGGAGCATGGTTCAGGGTGGGGGAGCACCATCTGGGATGGGGATGCGTGGTCCAGGATAGGGGTGCACGATCTGGGCATGAGAGTGCCTGGTCCGAGATGGGGGTGCACAAGCTGGGGCTGAGGTTTGGCTTCACatccccacagagctgctggaactgcGGGCGCAAAGCGAGCGAGACCTGCAGTGGCTGCAACACTGCCCGCTACTGCGGCTCCTTCTGCCAGCACAAGGATTGGGAGAAGCACCACCACGTCTGCGGGCAGACTCTGCaagggctgccagcccccagcgCCCCTGCTGCCGGCGTGGGGCTGCCGccagggccggggcagcccgATGGGGTGGCCACCATCGCCAGCAGCCCCAGCGAGACGGGCTCGGTGGCCGCTTCCCGCGCCGGCACGCCAGCTACCCCGGCACCGCTGGAGAGCACGTCCCGCTGAGCCACCCTcggactgctgctgctgctgctgccgccgctgccgccgctgctACCACCGCTCTCCAAAAGACATGGACTGCACTCGATGCAATTTCCTCAGCTACCTGACTCGTGTGACCTCCGAAACGACCTCTCTAGCTCTCACAAATAATCCTCACAGATCCTCAAACTGGGCTTTAAGTGGAGTTAAGGCAAATACCGGTCTTCTCTGTTCTCTCTTCAGtctttgttttggcttttttttggttggttttctgtCGGTTGGGGGATTGTGGTTcgggtggtttttttgttgggttttttggggtttttgttttcctcatttttctttccgGATGAGGGATTTGGCTGCAGCCTCACCATGCAGTGACGTGGGGAGAGGCCAGCCTGGCCCCGGCCCGCATCGGCGCTGCTGAGGGGCTCGAttgcaggaggaaagaaacttcttttcttcgtctctctcttccttttttttctttttttttttttttttgtaaaaaaaaaaataaagaaaataaaaaagaaaacgtCGGACTCTTTGGCTTTAAGTAAGAAattgtaaaaaaggaaaaaaaaaagtaaaaaaaaaaaagaaaaatccaaaaacCAGACGACGCCAAGTCAAGCCGCGTGACGGACGCTCACCTGTAACTACCTTGCTAGCTAGCCAAGAACAGACCAGACTCACCTCTGCTCCAAAGGAAATCCAAAACCAAGGAAGATCCAAACATCTCTCCACTGCCAAAGTTCGTTTCGTTCTGTTGTcgcttccttcccctccccacaaGGATGGATGGACGTGCCCCTGGGGCTTTAAAGagtttctattaaaataaagcaaaaaaagggtgttttttttaaaagcaagccCCTGCAATGTGGGAGGGGGAGATGGTGGCTGGGAACCGCCCGGGTGGGCGCAGCTGGAGCCGGCACATCTCTACCTCTGCCCGCTGCTGCcctggaaaaagaataaaaaaagagatgaaaagacagatttttggttttctccctTCCCGAAGCCGTCGGGGGCTGCCTGTGGCcggaccccccagccccccgctgccaggctgctcccacACCCCACGTCGGATTTATTTTGCAAGgattttttaagaggaaaaaggaaaggaaaggaaagtgaGTGCAACCTCCTTCCTGGCCGAGGAGGCAGCCAAGGACAATGttgattattttgtatttcttgcaTCATTGTACAAAGCGCAGAGGACGGGAGTGCAATACGGAAAGTCCCCCGGCTCCGAGAGGAGGGAAGCCCCATGTGGGGCAGGAGTGCTGTACGCTAATGTGAATGTAAATAGTGTTTTGCAGAGgtccaaaaaaataataataataatagtgataATAATAAGAGACATTTGCCAAATAAAAGATGATGAGAACCCGCTGGAGGCTGTGGCATGGGGGAGCGAGGCTGGCCAGAGGCAAACAGAAGTCGTGTGCTCGATAGGAGCTGTAGTTTTTTCCGCATTTGCAAAAACCAtcctgtgtgttttctgtaggggaggaagaggagggaagggctTGGGGCTGGGTCGGTTTTGTTGCCAGTCACCCAGGGGCCcggctgctggtgctgccttcACGGCTGCCTCCTGCATaggctgtgccatgctgtgctgtgccgcGCTGCAGCAGGGCTTGGGGCATGGGGCACCCCTAGGTGACATTACTGGCCCTGTGCCACCAGCACCAAGCCCTGCTGTAGGTTTCTGTGCACCCCAAGATCTTGATGCATTCCCCCAGGGGTGGGTTTGTGCAAACTGAGACCTTGGTGCATCCCCCGGGATGTTTCTGAGCACCCCGAGACCTCGGTGCATCCCTGGAGAAGGGTTCTGTGCACCCTGAGACCTTGGTGCATCCTCCCGGGGGGGTTCTGTGCATCCTGAGGCTGGGAGCTTTGCCAGGTGCCCCTGGAGTGACTGCTCACTTTATTTATGGTGTGACATATGTAATATTGTCTATTTTTCTTACGTTTCCTGAGAAGAGGTAATATATAAGAGTATTGCAGATGCACCTGCTGCGGGGCCGCCTGCTCTCCCAGGTGTCCATCCTgtccctgcccttcccaccaTGCGTGTCCCTGCGTGTCCCCacgtgcccccagccctgctccacgCCGGGGCTCTGCCTCTCTACCTCCGCCTCGCCGGGAAACCGCGGACGAGAGCATTTCTACAGAGACTGCTCTTGCATCCActcccttctgctttcctttttttttttttcattattattttcttcttgctttttttttttaataataaaaataccctACAGAACCTTGCATTGAAACCAAAAGccgagggagggaggggacaggCGGCACGGCGCTAGCAGACGTCCAAACCAGAACGACAGCTTTAAAGTGTAATATTTCCCAAAAAATTAGTGATGTGGGGAGGACGGCAGCGGCGGTGTGGCCGCGGGGCTGGAGTGATGCGGACGTGGAGAAAGCTGTGGTGGCTGGGTGCTTCCACGGGGTTTTGCTCCAAAATGGTGTTGGGACATGGGGGGGGGGCCAGGGGACACATGCCCTGTGCCATGCCTGCGTCACATCCTTTGGTGGCTTTGTGGCATCTGGGAGGTGGCAGACGGATGAGCCGTGTGGTGccggcacagcctggctggcgGTTAGGAACACCCTggaggctgtggggcagcttGGGGACACAGGGTGCCAGGGTGACCGGGCATGGTCCTCTGCCAGACTGGGTCCCTgtggccacccacagctcccctTCTTGGGTCTCCTCCCTGCCAtcgcagctggggctgggggacgGTGTTGGCGGtgtggggacagcctgcccaAGGTCCCAGTGCAAGCAGAGCTAGGgctctgggtgctgggtgctgagtGTGGCACCAGGCTGGAAGAATTGGCAAGAGAGATGTGGCTCTTTTCTGGCACTGAGTGTGGCACTGGagccccatccccagcaggCGAGGGACTCTCCAACTCCTTACTCACATTCCCAACCCAAattcccagctgaaaccaaagTGCCACATCCCTGGCGAGGCTGGACGCCCTGGAGCAGGGGTCCCTCACCTGCCTGGGCTTTGCTCCATCACTGCCGGAGTCCCCCACAACCcccccacagcctctcctcaccctcctcctccacGTCCCCCTTCTCCTCAGGGTGCCTCTCTGGATTCCCGTGGGTTTGAGGTCAGGGACAAGACACCGTCTTGTTCCCAGGTCCCAGGGACTGTGCTGAAGTGTCCCAGCCATggtggcagctcctggggctccTCTGATGCCACCAAACACCATGGCCCTGGGAACAAGGTGTTGTGCCGCTGGCCCCTATCGGTCACGGCTGCGTGGGCAGCACCGGTTCCCTGGtcctggggtgcagggctgagccctgccCACGtcaccctgccagccctggggacagggataCTGGAGTACCGGGGTCCCTGGGGGGATGGAAACCAGCActcccagccaggagcaggcaggcacagcGGCAGCCTGTCCTGCCCCACCACGTGGGTTTTGGGGGCCAGCCCAGAGAGACGAGGTGGTAGGACTTTCCTTCGGCATGCTGTCCCCCCCCTTGCTGTTCCCCGCTTTCTCTAAGTGTACTGTATGTTTGACCTGTGAAAGATGTAAACTTTATGATTCAGGTTATGTCTGTTCTTAACTCTGTATCTGTGtaataaagacaatttaatatCAGCCGGTGACTCCATAGTCTGGGCTTGTGCTGGGTGCCCTCATGCCCCTCTCCAGGCAGCACCCTGCACCCCGCAGCCTAGTGGGGGGCATTATAATCCGGGGGGGCTGTGGAGTCATTATAGCCCCGGGGTCAGTGGTTGCACCGCGTCTGGCTCTGAGGAGTGGTGTCCACAGCGGGGGGGCACTCAGGGTTGTCCCCAGGGAACCCAACGGGatcttccctccctgctgcagatgctgctgcccCTATGCCAGAGCTGGCTGCGGTCCCCAGCACCACCATGGGGGTCGATGGACAAGGAGGGCCGGGGGGAGTCCCCGAACCCAGGTGAGGGCAATGCCGTGCCCCTGCGCGGCCACGCGTGTGCTCCCCGGGTGCACACGCGTGTCCGCTGCCGCCCCCGGGACTCGAACCTGTAACCCCCCCTGGCTCACGGCTGGTCAGGGCCGCCTCCCCcgccctgcaggcacagggcGGGGCCTGGCGCCGCGCCCTGCCTTGATTGGCCGCTGATGTCTGAAAGCGGCGCGCCGGCGGGAAACGCGCACGTGGTGGGGGGAGACCGGCACGCGGCGCCGCCGCTCAGCTGGTCCCGCCGGCTCCGCGGAGGCAGCGCAGCATGGCCGGGGACCGGGCGAGGTGGGCCGGGGACCGGGCAAGGTGGGCCCGGGGACAGCGCCCAGCCCGGGGACAGCGCCCAGCCCGGGGACAGGGCCCAGCCCGGGGACAGGCGCAGAGGCTCCCGGGGCTGGAGCGGGGTCAGCAGCTTACTCgcgggggtggggaggaggaggttgTCCCTCTGTGGGCTCAAACCAAGAGCCCCGGGGTGGAGGGGTGCAGCGGTGAGGCagggctccctgctgctcctgctgtgcagcctggctgccctgctgctggggcacgTCTTGCCCCCTCTTCCACTTCCCTGCTAGCAGGCTGTGATGCTtgtgcttggggtttttttttccacccaagGGAAGCTGCTTCCAGATCCCCTCTACAGCCCCCCTGGATTGTTAGCAAGCAGCTCAGTATGAGCTGAAGACCTTTCAGTAGCCCTTGCTCCTGCAGTTGTGGGCTCTTGCTGCaagcctgcctgcagcatcgAGAGCAAACGGCTGCAGTGGCACCTGTTCATCCTTCTGCTGGGAGCACCCTTAGAGCCTTTGCCTGGTTGCTGTTCTGCTTTAGGTTCTATGTTAAATGGctgattgtttgtttgttaaatgacttttttcccctgatccTCCCCAGTTCTCTTTTCCTGGATGCTTCAGAGACCTGCTGGCAGGACCCACCATCTCTGGCAGCAGTGGAGGTGTCCTGGGACGTGACAGagatggcagctctgcagaaagctgcagatgGTGACTCGGACTCCCCCCTGGAGGGGGACAGCgcagaagagctggctgtgCAGGACCCAGTGAGTGCCTGGCAGAATATGgaatctgttttctctgtttctccaaggaaacagaaaaccttCTACACCTCTCTTCAAGGCTTccaaaaattaagaataatCTTGGGCACCTGATGTTAAAATCCATGAGCTGAGAAGCTGGAAGTAGAGTTgttgctctcctgctgcctaGCTTTTGCTGCTGAGATGTCTTCCTGGCTGAGCAAAAGTAAATGGCTCGTGTTTGTCACCAGCTTAAATCTCTGGTTCCCgctggcagctgtggtgcttcTGGGgcacctctgctgcagcacgtgcCGCTGTGCAAGCAAGCAtgtgaaaggaaatatttgcctgtttgttttctccctaGTGAAGCTGGGAGCTGAAGTCCCTGTTTGTGGGACAGGCTGttgtccccagcacccagcccaccctTGTCCCAGCCTGGGAGGGCACTGCTGGTGGAGCTGtgtgctgtgcagcactgcagtgtcccaggccagggTGAGGAGCGGGGTCAGGGCATCCCAGCTTCGTGTGCTGCTGACACAGGTCTTGGTTTGGGttgcaggagctggaggccaTCAAAGCCAGAGTGCGGGAGATGGAGAAAGAGGATGAGAGGCTGAAGGAGTTGCAGATGAAAGCTGAAAGCCGCTTCATCATGAGCGCAGAGGCAGGTATGGGCAGTCCCTGGGTGTTGCTGTGTCCCCCCAGGGACACTCCTGGGGCATGGGGTGGCAactggagctggagcagcctggggctggaCACATAAGGTGGGTGAGGGATGGGGCTCCCAGGCATGGAATGGTGCTAATACAGGATATACCCGCTTCCCTGGTAGTGTACAGGCTAAGATGCAGTAAATTGATTAAATTTAATTCAGTTAAGTAATTGAGTTTAGCACCAATAGCCCCAGTAGAGTATTCACCCTGCGGGGGGGTTCTGTGAAGAGAAAGGGAGCTaggggatggaggaggagagagcagTGTGGGGATTTGGGTATGCCCAGATGTGATGTGGGATCTGAAGAGCTACGCAGTGTGTCAGCTTGGTGGTGGCAACGTTGGTAGCAGACCTGCATGCACAGACATCACTCTGGCAGAGGGCTCCTGCAACTGCATGGTAAAGCAGCCCTTGTCTCTGCAGGTCCCTTCCTAAAGGCAACTGAGGAAAAGATGGAGGTTGACCAGCGTTCCATCTACGTGGGCAACGTAAGTGGGAGACCCTGGAGCAGAGCCTCTCTTGCTGCTCTTTGTCCAGCTGGACATCTGTCCTAGATCCCTAGCGCGGGGGCCCATCCACTCCCACCAAAGGCTGGCTGGTCCCATCCTGAACTGTTCTCTGCCTAGCCCAGACTGGGAATGTGGCTCAGCATCTGCCTGTGATTCTTAGCCACTTGCAGATAATCTGTTGCAAGTGTCAGCTCCCCAAAATACCCCTCTGGAAGCTGCAGGTTGTGCAGTGTTGCTTGTTCTCTCAAAGCAGGG
This sequence is a window from Falco peregrinus isolate bFalPer1 chromosome 14, bFalPer1.pri, whole genome shotgun sequence. Protein-coding genes within it:
- the CBFA2T3 gene encoding LOW QUALITY PROTEIN: protein CBFA2T3 (The sequence of the model RefSeq protein was modified relative to this genomic sequence to represent the inferred CDS: deleted 1 base in 1 codon) is translated as MPDSPADVKTQSRSTPPSMPPPPPAVTQGATRHPSFTANTNRDAGPPTFLPRGRFHGCLKWSMVCLLMNGSSHSPTAINGAPSTPNGFSNGPATSSTASLSTHQLPPACGARQLSKLKRFLTTLQQFGNDISPEIGERVRTLVLGLVNSTLTIEEFHAKLQEATNFPLRPFVIPFLKANLPLLQRELLHCARMAKQTPAQYLAQHEQLLLDANASSPIDSSELLLEVGESGKRRTPDRTKENGLDRDPLHPEHLSKRPCTMSPAQRYSPSNGLSHPPNGLGHPPAAPPLPQHYRLEDMAMAHHYRDTYRHPDPRELRERQRPAAVHGTRQEEVIDHRLTDREWAEEWKHLNNLLNCIMDMVEKTRRSLTVLRRCQEADREELNHWIRRYSDAEDMKKGSPPSARPHNSSSASEAPQLDTHREFAPRPLSGYMPEEIWRKAEEAVNEVKRQAMSELQKAVSDAERKAHELITTERAKMERALAEAKRQASEDALTVINQQEDSSESCWNCGRKASETCSGCNTARYCGSFCQHKDWEKHHHVCGQTLQGLPAPSAPAAGVGLPPGPGQPDGVATIASSPSETGSVAASRAGTPATPAPLESTSR
- the PABPN1L gene encoding embryonic polyadenylate-binding protein 2, coding for MDKEGRGESPNPGEGNAVPLRGHACAPRVHTRVRCRPRDSNLSLFLDASETCWQDPPSLAAVEVSWDVTEMAALQKAADGDSDSPLEGDSAEELAVQDPELEAIKARVREMEKEDERLKELQMKAESRFIMSAEAGPFLKATEEKMEVDQRSIYVGNVDYGGTAEELESHFNSCGQINRVTILCDKFSGHPKGYAYIEFEEKSSVRAAVELDESVFRGRIIKVLPKRTNMPGISTTDRGGYRGCFQARGGLAQRGGYYRGQHPRVRGRMYRGRARLLPWYFPY